CAAGCTCTGCCAAAGGCACTGGGGACTGCTTTACCCTCAATGTAGGACATGCTTCAAAACCCTAGTCAGGAACTCATTTCTACTACTGAttcagaaatacatattttagtATTAGGGCAACCACTTGATGATTAAAAGCTGCTCTCTGATTCTGCAGCAGAGACCACAATCTTTTTCTCTATCCAGGAGATGAATCTTAATTGTTTACTCAACTGGATCTGGCTTTCTGAggctttcctctcctctttacTTGTAGGCAGGGATTTAAAATGGTCAGGAGTCCAAGCAGCTGTTGCAAGGAGTTTATTTAGTGGACCAAGAGAGGTTTATTGTGGAATATTAGTAACAGAGACAGGCTCTTTGTACTGTATTTCAGAGACCTGAAAATCATCGTTGGGTTTCAACAGACCAAAACACAAAGTGGTGCCTCATCAGGACAGTGTGTCCAGTGCTAGCGTTGGTGCAGCCCCTGAGGCATGACCTCATCTTGCATGCAGGAGAGGCTGGCACACCAGTTTTCTTATATTTAGTGGTCATCACTGTTCTTGTTATGAAGTGAACCTCATCACTTCTGTCTGAGTGTTATTAGTGTGGATTAATGGTCATCAGTTAGGTTTGTCAAGTCAGTGACTCTGCCAGTGGAAGAAAGACGTCATCCTAATTTCTCATCATCACACTCAGACTAGGCTGCATGATacagaatgagaaaaagctttctATTCTTTTGAATTGATGAAAATACATTATGTGGTTTGATTTAATATGTTCCATATGTCATGCTTAGTATTAAGCCATCTGcactttgctttctcttctaGGACTTGGGTTTGCACTTTGTTATTCTCCAGCCATTGCGATGGTGGGCAAATACTTCAACAAAAGGAAAGCACTGGCGTATGGAATAGCCATGTCAGGAAGTGGAATTGGTACCTTCATCCTGGCCCCTGTGGTCCAGCTCTTAATTGAGCAGTTTTCCTGGCGAGGAGCTTTGCTCATCCTgggaggttttgttttaaacctcTGTGTCTGTGGTGCCTTGATGCGGCCTATTTCTCTTAAGGAGGATTGTAAAACTGCTCCTGAGTTTCTTGAACAGAACTATGTCcctgaaacagagaaacaggacTTAAAGCAAATGTCCCTCTGTTCACCTTTGATCAAATTATGGCCTCATGAATGTTTATGCTACTGTTCGTGGAAGGAATATGACTTTTTGCTTATGCCAAGCTTCATGGTGCTGGCAGTGTCAATTTTATTTATGGCATATGGCTGCAGCCCTCTTTTTGTCTACCTAGTGCCTTATGCTTTGAGTGTTGGAGTGAGTCATCACCAGGCTGCCTTCCTCATGTCCATACTTGGTGTCATAGACATCATTGGTAATGTCACCTTTGGATGGCTCACAGACAGAAGGTAAGGGCTTCTGGCTGATCAAGGGTAAGCTTTAGCTGGTGGGAGGCTGGATGCAAGTGAGGtataatacatataaaaattaagattatgGATTCTTTCTGTAGCATGTGtaacctaaaaaaaccccaacaacacaGTCTAACTTTCAGAAATGGTTGCTATTTAATCTTTTTGTCTCGTCTGAGTTTGTTCAATTCTGCTGGTTTAATatccttttttccctgaaaaaatgATGTGTCTGTATGTTTGATAGTAGAAATGAAACCCCTTGCCTGAGGTATGTTGAGCGTGATTCTCTGTATCTATTTCCTAGGGGATTTCACCCTacttcctctgcctttccatgtcttctgtgctgctggggaggcacAGAAGTTATGGAGGATGGTCCAGGGTCTGGCCCAATATTGTCTGGCACATACTAGGAAGGACTGATTGAAAATTGTTACACATTTTCCAGTATATAAGAACTCACCATGCTTTGTGAACTCAGCTCACTCCAAATGTCAATGTACAGTATCTGTAACAGCAGTAGATACTGGcgaaattaaatattttgattctaAAGGATGCATTTTTTGCACTTATTTAGTTTGTGGGAAAAATCAATTATTGATTTTGTGGAACAGGAAGGAAGGGATATGACATCTCGCTTAGCTCACACTAACTCTCATTTAAGGGCTGACAGCTAAGAGAGGTATACTGCAATGTTTTATGCATAATACTGGGAACACCTTGCTGAGCTGGGATGTAAAGCACAGTGAAATACTGCTTTGAACACTGAAACTTCAGGAACTAGGAACATCCTGAAGAACACTGCAGGCAGCAtagctgctgctggccagatGTTTCTGCAGCTGTAGGTGGGCAGCTTTCCCTGCCTGGGCTCATTTGCTGAGTGAAGACTTGTGTAAGGAAATGGACTTAAATTTGAGCTatagaaaaagagagggagagcgAAGCACTGCGTGCCAGGGCATAGAAGCTGAGATACTGGTTTCagtgataatatttttcttttctgttttgaaattgGCAGGTGTCTGAAGAAGCATCGGTACTTTTGCTACCTCTTTGCTGTGGGAATGGATGGCCTCTGTTGCCTTTTCCTGCCAGTTCTCCAAAGCTTCCCCTTGCTTGTGCCTTTCTCATTTACCTTTGGCTACTTTGACGGAGCCTATGTGACGCTGATCCCTGTCATGACAGCAGATGTAGTGGGAACTTCTTTGTTATCATCAGCACTGGGCGTTGTGTATTTCCTTCATGCCATACCATATCTAGTGAGCCCACCTGTAGCAGGTCAGTTTGGCCAAATGACTTACCTGTAACCTTATCAGTACTTCAGATTTACCCACTGGTGTGATGTAGAAGGGCAGGAAGGACAGCAAATGCACAGTGAATGTGAAGGTAGGCTCTGGAGGAATAACACACCTGGACATTCATAAGTCTTTAGGCCTCTCATCCTTGTCTTGGTGGGATGATTTCTAGATATAGAGTGAGATGAAATTTAAAAGCCAAACCAGTATGGAATGGGCTTCTAAGATCTGTTACATCACCACTTCATGTAGTTTAGGAACTGTGCAAGTagaagaagtaaaatatttcactgtgaaATTATATGATTTTGTAAAATCTAAATCTCTCTGAAGAGTTTaattccaagatttttttctttaatttggtttttttttttttattgtggaaGACTTGATCTTTTAGTCTCTACATTGCTACAACAGGTGGATGAGTCAGCTCCATTCCTGTTTGGTCATAAGCTCATCCTGTAATATCTAACCATCATTTTTCCCATCTGTACCATTACAGTGAAGTAAGGATGAGAGCTgtacctttatttttctttagaaagcaCTTGACACAGTTTTTAATATTGTGAAAGGTCTGAGATCTTTTTCAAACAACCAAGCTTGCATATTTTATCTGATGTTTGCCTCAATTAATCACTGCTCCTGAAGCTTTTAATATAATTTCCCATAGcaaaaattattgcaaaatGGAATTGTTTTAAGTGAAGCATGAGCCTGGGCAGAGTTCAATAAATGTTTCTGCATGAAGATCTTAGAGGTCTCTAAGCCCTCTAAAGACTCCAGTTAAATCCATGCAGTTGGAAGATGTTTATTTAATAGTGTGGTGATGactgctctgccttttcttgTGGATTTGATCTCCAGACAAAAGGCCATAAAGATATTATTTACCTGCTGAGAATAAatccctctctgccccaggaTGTAAAAGTATAGTGATGGTGATGTAAACCTGTATTGTTTGGTTGTATTTATATATGATAACTCCAAAGGTTTATAACTGAGTCACAGGAATTGTAAATTATCCACCAGAATACTGGTGAACctctaaaaaaattttttttttccctacaggTTGGCTTGTGGACACAACTGGCAGCTATACTGCATCATTTCTCCTGTGTGGATTTTCTATGATATTTAGTTCAGCACTGTTGTGGTTTGCGAGGCtagcaaagaaaatcaaaagaacACATTTGCGGTCCCTCACTGGTAACACAGCCTTGAAACAGCACATCTGGACAAATGGAGCAATAGCTTATTCTGTCACAGCAGAATTAGACCAAAGGGATGTTGAAGTTTTGGCTGTGGATACAAACAGCTACAGCAACAGGTGACAAGTGCTGTTAAGATTCAGTATGGTGCAGCCTGAGCCAGACGTGGCTCTGTGGTGGTACACTGTTGAAGATACTTCTTCTGTGAAACAAGACATCTCTCATTTAgatttttgtgttgtgttttagTTGGCTTCAATTTGCATCCAGCAACAGTAATACCAAGTTAATGCAGTAATAGAAGAAAGCTAGACTGAAAATGGAGTTTGTAGGTATAAGTGTTCACAGATTCATTTGAAATGCAATGTTGACTCCACAGGTATCAGTCACCAAAACTGAACAataacatttacatttaaaaatattaatgacacaagctttttcattttgtggtCTAGTAGGTTTCAATGGATTAATCACAAACATCAtgaaaaaatctcttcatttaTCAATCTGCATGAAACTCTGCAAATGAGTGTTTCAAATGCCAAAGTcatctgtttgttttgcttttgtttgttgtttgtttttggttttttttaaagagaatctGGCAGGAAACTGATTTATGCTGAAAGTATCTCTGGAGCAACTTTAATTTTTACAATATGCCTGAATATTTCACATACATTgcaatttaattgaaaatatgtttttagaCCTGCTTTCTCATGTGCTCTACagcaaattttactttttttttttcttctggacaCCTTTAACATTTGAACTTCTGAACACTGAAATTCTGGGTATGATCTTTCAGCAGATCCTTGTCTTGGATGGTGGAAAATGTGCTGTTGTGGCTCTACTGTCTGAATAGGAGTAAATTTGTGTCATGGCATGATGATAGACAAATGTGCTTTAACTGCATTAATTGGAAGAAGCCCAAAGGCAGCCCAAAAGGCCAAAGAAGCTCCTGTGTTTTCAAACACAGAGCCTCTTCCTCTTGTAAAATCAGCACCTATCAGAGAATTTTAGAGTCCATGCAACCAGATGGCTGAGATAGAGAGATTGCCCACCCCACAGGCTGATAGTGGAGAGGATGTTGGCAGAATTGTTTCTGTGTATTGCAGTGGCCACTCTGTCTCTTTTCAGACCCAGAAGCTGCATCTTCAGGTGGTGCCAATCGCTCATTTGTACCATCTGAAGAGCTGTCAGTCACTTTTCCTTGATGGCCAGAACACAAGAGCTGTGACTTGCTGACAGCTTCCTGCTACTTGTGTGAGGAATATACTCCAGTTGGCTGCTTCACAGGGAGTGAATGTAGCTCCTGAAATAAATTACTGAAGGGATGGTCTAATAAATACTGTGATTTTCTACATTTCCAGAGTAAAAACATAGTCAGCAATGGAAAGTTTCACATTCCATAATAGAAATAGTTTCAGCGTTTTGATGCTGTATCAAGCTGTATTCTGTTCATTCACAAATTGATCAGAgtccaaataattttaatttacactGAACTAGTAGTTTTGTTAGTCTGCAGTGTGTTCAATGGCTGCTCATAGTGTCCTTTTCCGCTCTGTGCCTTGGAAGTGAAAGCAACATAGACTGATGTTCACCAGTTTGATTTAGAGCAAGAGTACAGCCATAGGAGtataatgtatttatatatacacacacatatatgtacgAATAGCATATGTATCAAGTAGTTTTATTATCCAAGTGTATTTCAAATTTAACACATTAAAATTGTTTGTGTTTAAATTAAGCATTTCTCTCTGTCCTGCTTCAGGAATGTAGTCAGAGCCAGTAGCATGATCTATGTGCACAGACCATAGAATGAGCAACAGCAGTGCAAAATCTTCTTAAAGCCCATGACATAACTTTTCTTCAGCTCAGCATGAAAATTGAGTCTTGAGCCCCAGTTTAGTTTTTAACatatatttgggaaaaaatacagaaattatcCATAGATGTTTCTTAATGAGTTGGGGGAAATAGGCACATTtggaaaagaattaatttgttttattaattagTACTGATGAAGATAATGTTTTAGATCTtaatagaatattttaatatcaaaaataaatgagaataGTGTGGTCAACAAAAAATATCATTTCTTTTGAACAAGTTATAAATCACCAATGTaaataaatttacaaaaatgtaattacTTTGTTTACCACATCACAACATGTCACCTGTTGTTCATGTCATGTTGTTCATGCATATTGTAAAAGCCTCTTGGAATAATGCTGTATGCATTTTAATCATAGTAAATTATACCGTGTAATacattattaacatttttttattatttcaagatttttatAGACTTTTCCCTTTATGTTTTTTAAGcagtatttcttgttttaaatatctTATTTTGCAGCAAACATTCAGCTGGTTTTATCCAGAGATCTTTTGTAGAAAATGGTAAATTTTTTCCAGGGCTTTCCACCACTGTTTCTGCTCTGACTTAAGTCAATGGAGGAAAGCTCATATACTGGAATAAAGACTTGTGCATAAAACACACTCTGAAATATCAGCCCTGCCACGAATGCCCCCACTaagaaacagaaggaaggagATGTAGCAGGAAATGACCTGCAAATGGAAGAAGTGGAAATACAACCCAGGCTGGTGAAGCCTCATGCCAAACTTCTAGCTCCTGCTCCACAcactccaggctgaacaggtCACCTTCATCCTgtcatgcaaaatatttcaggcaaTGCATTATAGAAATCTCTGGCTTACAATAGTTTTAAAGAATGATGATTGTATTGGCAATACATTTTTTCAGAGATCATTATATTTAGGCCGTCCTCCATGGAGGACATTTACTGGCATGTCTCAGTAAGGGAATAAACCAAGATACCCAAGCTAGCTGTGAACAATTTGCCAGATGAACACTGCATGTGTGAGGATTTAGGGGTCTTTTCCACCATTAATGATCCTGTAATTCTATGTTCCTACAGCCCTGATGGACAAAAGCATTGATGGATATGAGCTCAGCTGGAGCATTGCACTGCTGAGCCTCTCtggcttcccagggcagtgtGGTGGGACCTGACTTGGGGTAACATCTGTTCAGCACAGATTCTATCTCAGATGGATCCTACCTGGGATTATGCTCTGTTCTGTGCAGTGGATGGAAATTCAGTGTAAGTGAAACTGCTTACAGCTGCTAAAGTTATCCCATCTGTCTCCATTCCATGAGGCTTGAAATGGGGAAATAataattcttttgaaattatttatattctaTTGATAATCTGGAACGTTTAATAAATTGTACCTTGGAAAATTGTGTGAAAACAACATTGGAAAAGTCAAGTACCTTCTGTTAAAAAATGACTGTTGTTTCAAAAAAAGCATTCCTGAAACATTCCTGTCAACTTGGGTAATAATTTATCTCCTGAAAGACAAAGGCTGTGTTACTATATGGtgaatgtattttatattgCCACAACAATGCCTTGTTTGCTTTCTAAAGTTTTACAAATTTATGTGAGAAGGAAGAGCTTGTTTAACTTAAAATGTAACACTACTTCATGATCAGCATATGGCAAAGTCCTTATTTGGGTTTGCCTCAATAAATAATACCTTCTTCTCAGTGATTATTCTGGTGTATTTTAGTAAAAATTTCTTTAGAAGGTGCTTTTCAGTCATAAATTGATACTTCAGTACTtcatcatttttttccctacattGCTAGCATCAGCTTCAGTGATGTACACCCAAGTAATTCATACTTGGGTGTGAATTAAGAGGTGTGCAGTCGAGCCTCTGTGCAGTTCTAGTTTTGCCCAAAGGATTTGGACTCTCTAAAATGAGTCTGGCATTTTGTCTACCTCCTAAAGCTCGAGCTTAACCTGCTCCCCATGTCGGCATGCCAGGCAATGCAGCAGCACCACCCTGTGGGAAATAACGTTTTTCCTCATCTACAAGACAGGCAAAATCCAGAAGGCTGCGTTTGCACAGAGCATCCCCAGGTAGTACTGCAGTCCAGAGCAGTCCTCCAGAGTACAAAGGAGGTGAAGCACAACAAATACACTTTTTGCATCACTATATCTCACAGTCAGTTTCTTCACTGTGCAGACCGAGCTGCTATGACTCTTCATAaaaattcaggctttttttttttttttcccaaataatttATAGCTTATTCTTATTTCTTCAAGGTTCTTTTATCATTAGACATCCTGGTGGCAGTGTAGACAGGAGAATGGATGTGCCACCATGGCTTTGAGAACCCACACCACCTCTTTCTCAAAttcttctctgctgccctccaCCCTCTATGCCCTCAGCAGAGTTTAGGTGGCAATGGTGCTGAGCTTAGAAGCCCTCAGGATTCACCAAGGCAGTGAGGTTGTCTAACAGATCCTTTTCTCCCCATAGCTGGGCTACTATACCAAAGTAGTGTCAACAGTTCCTGACTTTGTCCCCACTGTTGTTCCATCCAGCTTTCAGGAGTGGTCTGCCAGAACTCTTCCCAGTCCTTCCTGTTCTCCCTCCTCACTGCTCCTTCCCTAGGTAGGGCTgtgagagagcagctggcaggTGGCTAGGAAACAAGGGTGGATTTTGCTCCAGCTCTTTCTTAGGAAGAGGATGTTTGCAGTTATGTACACTTGATTGCTTTTGCTTGTGTTATGAAAGATTCTCTGAAGGAGAGCTGAGAAGGAAGAGGTTTATTGATGTTTTGTGACCTGGCATTAGTGTTTTCCACTCCTTCATGTCTTGTCATCCTGTCTGTACAGGGATGCTGTTGTAGGTGCAGGAATGCTCCAGGATGGCTACAAACTCATATGTTCTTCCTGATGGGCTCTGTCACCAGTGTGCTTCATGCTACGCTAATGGCTAGGGCTCAGAAGTGTTTTGGAAGTTTTCCCCGAGCACTGTTATGGAAGTCTAGGGGCCTGAGATACCCTTTTAGATTAGAGTGAGAAAAACTTTCCTCCCATGGGCCTTTGCAGCCACATGTTAATATTTCTTGGGTTTCATTGTTCTATTGGTTCGTTAAGTTTATGTCAGCCTGTTCAGCCCCCATCCACCAAATATGCACACCTCCCAGAatgttcttccttcccttggACTCCATTGGGTTATTTTTGCTGCAGTACCCCACCCCTGTGATCCTATTAGTCTCCCTGGTTCCTGGCCACCCCTCTGCCCATTCTTTCTATTGGACCCTGACCTTCAAGGATACCCATTTTCTGTGCTATATAACCCTGGATCCTTGGCCCCATTTTGGCTCTGGTCCCTGGAACACTTGGAGGCTGTCCCCACAATGTGTGCCCCGACAATAAGCAGCCCTCCCATTTCCAAACAGGACCCCGTCTCCTCGCCTTCATTGTCAGCCCTTTATTAGCAGAGTGCTCCTGGCCTCAAGGTGCAGGTCACTCTCAGGGACATGCTGTTGCATGATCCAACATGGTCTATCAAACAAAGGTACAGTACTGAGGAATTAGGCCAGGATGTTGCAAAGAATATTGAAATTTAATTGGATATCTGAAGACAATCACCTTGTCAACCCATTCTGTCATTTCAGCCCTTTCTTCCATTCATATACACCCTGCAGGCACCCACCCCTTTTTCCACACACTGCTTAtgttcccctgccctgctctgtggcaTTCACACAactctgctctggctgtgctctgctctctgtgtccAGTTCAGGTCATttcttgtgtgtgtttgctATCCCTGGCCTGTTCCGCAAGCATGGCCACAGCCATCTCTTTGGCATCTCAAAGACTGCCTTCCTCTCCAGATGTTTGCTGTTGTGGTTCCGTATGGGGTGTTTTGGGTAGACAGATGCTGTTTTGTGCGCAATTTAATTCTTTGGCTCAATGCCTCTGGAGCCAGCTTTGCTGAGAGCtcagggaaaataaatgaggttGTCTCTTCAGCCTTTTGTATCCTACCAAAAGCCTATCCTTCTTACTTTTTCAAATTGCTATTTCTCTTTACTTAATCTACTAACATGAAGACTGCCCTTTAGAGAGATACCCAGAAGCAACAGTTGATGGATTCAACAGACTTCGGTAGTTCACAACAATAATACACACTTTGTAAGCTgaacagtgtttatttttcataactAAACAGCATACAGGGTAGTGAACTGAACAAGCCTTCAACAAAAGTTTCTTCcacaaaaggtatttttaaattgcttaaTAGAGCTTCAGAAATTCTATTTTTGTATAAGCATGCCCTTCAAGTGTACAGACAAAATACTACAATATGATTCTCTTATCTTTTTCTCAGTAGAAGGTAATATTTGATTTCAACATAGAAGTTCTGTGTTCTACAGACCATCACTTAAATACGTTTATTAGCATGATTGAgttatgttatatatatatatttaatatagtTAGCCAAGCATGCTATCTGTTAGGGAATGAACAAATTGTCTGCTGTTTCTACATTATGACCACCATGGAAGTGATGTCATCTGTGTTCCCTCTGGTCATAATGTCTAccttcaaatgaaaaacaaacaacaaaagaagTTTTGAGAGTCTGTTGAAATGTCCttggtttgggggatttttttggcaCATAGGATTTTTGTGAGCTTTAGCTTGAGATGGAAAGTTGTAGCTCAACTAATGCATTCTGATACTCTTCACAGTTGGGATCCAAAGCAATAGCTTTCTTATAGCATTCAATTGCTTCTTGTTTCTTACCATTTAGTTTATAAACAAGTCCAAGGGTACCAATATCTGTGGCATCTCCTAAACTGCTCTTAATTTTCTCTGTCAACAATTTCTCCACAGCTTCACtgcacttttttcttccataggaatctttttccattttcagacTTGCTATGTAATACTTAATGGCTTTTGATTCTGACTTCatgtgaaaatgctgaaaatttccATAATGGAAGTAGATTTCTTGTTTCTCACCACAGGGTAGATCATTTCTTTGAAGCACTTCCTGAAATatctcttctgcttcttcatACCTCTTGCCTAGTGCATATACACTTGCTAGGTCAGcataggcagaaaaaaatactggctTTTTGTCTATCACTGTTTTAAGATGAAAAATGGCATGCTGGATCAGATTCTCCACTTCCTCTCGAGGTGTGAATCTTGTCTTTTTCAATTGAGTTACCTTGAATCTGTAGCAGAGTCCAAGTTGATGATGCAGAAAGACAGAGTTTGGGGTCAGTGTTTGGGCCTTCTTCAAAATCTCCACTGCTTTGTtcacttctcctttctttctgtaaaaattagCAGCATATcgcaggaaaacaggaaaatcaggGGTTTTTTGCAGTCCTTCTTCAATGTACTTCTCCCCTTCATCACCCCGGTGTAATCGCTGGAGTTTTAATGCTAATAATGCCAGAATGGTCGTGTCCTTGGGATTCAGTTCCACTGCCCTCTTCAGGGCCTCAAGGCATGGTGTGAACTCATCACCATTCCTCCCACCCCAGTCTTCCAAGCGATACATTGCTATTCCATAGCCAGCATTAAAATCTGGGTTATCGGGCTCACTCTTCAGagcattttcaaagcaattcTTTGCCCTCTCGAAGTAATGATTCCCAAAACGTAATAATGCCCATCCTTGCTCAGCATAGATCTCTGGAAGCTGAATCTTCCTATGAGCAGCACTTGAAAGCTTTTTGCAGGTGTCTTCCACTTTGCTTACATAAGTTTGAGCTTCTTCATATCTCTGCATGTGGTAATAAATCCAGGCATAGTTCCCCCAGGTAACAAGACTTCTCCTGGCAATTTCACCTGGATGATGCTTTTGAATAgcttcttcagcttttctgagaCTTCTCAGGGCTTCCTCATTTGAATTCTTCAGGTGACATACATAGGAGAGTATATTATAATCTCTAATGTTGTATTCTACGACAAACTTGATATGATCAAGAATTGTTTCCTCTAGGGCCTCCAGACCTACATGCTCCTTCAGCAAAGTCCATGTAAAATGACATTCTAACTTCAGCAGGGAAGTCTTCAAGGAATCCTTGGAAATGGTACtagaagaaatcaaagaaaaagctgtttatacaccatttgctttttgctgttcttgttTTTAAACCAGGCATGATGTACTTTAAAAGCAGGCAATACCTTACTTGGTGCCCTTAGTCCTCAATACTTCAAACAAGCCAAAGCTGTAGGGAGACCTAGGTCCAAAGTGCTGAATAGTGATTTTAGTAATCCTTCTTGCCAGTGTATGAGGGCACCACTTACACAGGAGCAGATATTGCTGTGGATGTCAAATTGGAGGGCTGGTCTCTGTAGTAAAGCTCAGGTCTCAGGAACATATTTCCTGTGTTGGGAACAATTCCTAAAGCCTACCCAAAAGATGTAATCACAGAAGATTCCTTTTAACTATAAAGAATGTTATTTAGTCCATTTTCTAAACCTTTGTACATGTTATGGTTTGtattataaatttaattttgaatttcctgcatttttaacTCCTTGTATGTTAGATCATAGCACCGTTCTTATGTAATGGTTATACTGATGATGTGGTTAATGTATTCAGGAATTGGGTCCCAGATCTCACCAGCCTCTCCAGTTTCTGGCACTTGGATGTACAGCCCATGAGTATGCAACCCCATTCCCCTTGCTGGTACAAACCACACACTCACTCACTAACCCTGTGGCTCCTCAGATGCTGGCTCTGAACATCCAGTGTGTGTGTTTAGGGagcttctctctttccccaggTGCCTCACCCCTagacacacacactcacacccACTAATTAACCAGCCCCTGGTGACATACAACTGGTCCTTAATACCCCTTTATCCCCAGTGTGGTTTAAGCCCAGCCGGCAGCTAAGCatgatgctgctgctcactcatctccccctgccccccacTGGTGGATCGGGGAGCCGAATCGAAAGTAAAAAATCATTCGTTACGACcagattttaataatttttaataactgaaacaaaataaaatataataatagtAAACATTAGTAATgatgataaaggaaaaaatagaagtcaaagaaaaaacaagtagTGCACAGTACAATTGCTCCCGATGTACCTGCTGCCCGATGCCAGACTGTCCCTGCACCCCAATCAACCCCCTTCCAGGTAACTCCCCCAGTTTATATACTGGGCATGATGTTCCCTGGTGTGGTATATGCCTTTGGCTAGTTCAGATCACCTGTCCCAGATGTGCTCTCTCCAGCTTTTT
This is a stretch of genomic DNA from Sylvia atricapilla isolate bSylAtr1 chromosome 8, bSylAtr1.pri, whole genome shotgun sequence. It encodes these proteins:
- the LOC136364187 gene encoding LOW QUALITY PROTEIN: interferon-induced protein with tetratricopeptide repeats 5-like (The sequence of the model RefSeq protein was modified relative to this genomic sequence to represent the inferred CDS: deleted 1 base in 1 codon) — its product is MEGTTTVGNTPLSLRLLKTSKQRRKTMSTISKDSLKTSLLKLECHFTWTLLKEHVGLEALEETILDHIKFVVEYNIRDYNILSYVCHLKNSNEEALRSLRKAEEAIQKHHPGEIARRSLVTWGNYAWIYYHMQRYEEAQTYVSKVEDTCKKLSSAAHRKIQLPEIYAEQGWALLRFGNHYFERAKNCFENALKSEPDNPDFNAGYGIAMYRLEDWGGRNGDEFTPCLEALKRAVELNPKDTTILALLALKLQRLHRGDEGEKYIEEGLQKTPDFPVFLRYAANFYRKKGEVNKAVEILKKAQTLTPNSVFLHHQLGLCYRFKVTQLKKTRFTPREEVENLIQHAIFHLKTVIDKKPVFFSAYADLASVYALGKRYEEAEEIFQEVLQRNDLPCGEKQEIYFHYGNFQHFHMKSESKAIKYYIASLKMEKDSYGRKKCSEAVEKLLTEKIKSSLGDATDIGTLGLVYKLNGKKQEAIECYKKAIALDPNCEEYQNALVELQLSISS
- the SLC16A12 gene encoding monocarboxylate transporter 12 isoform X1, with protein sequence MAPARRGGPPDGGWGWMIVAGCFLVTICTRAVTRCISIFFVEFQAYFGQDYARTAWIHSIVDCATMLCAPLGSLISNHVSCQVGIMLGGLLASTGLILSSFATSLEHLYLSLGVLTGLGFALCYSPAIAMVGKYFNKRKALAYGIAMSGSGIGTFILAPVVQLLIEQFSWRGALLILGGFVLNLCVCGALMRPISLKEDCKTAPEFLEQNYVPETEKQDLKQMSLCSPLIKLWPHECLCYCSWKEYDFLLMPSFMVLAVSILFMAYGCSPLFVYLVPYALSVGVSHHQAAFLMSILGVIDIIGNVTFGWLTDRRCLKKHRYFCYLFAVGMDGLCCLFLPVLQSFPLLVPFSFTFGYFDGAYVTLIPVMTADVVGTSLLSSALGVVYFLHAIPYLVSPPVAGWLVDTTGSYTASFLLCGFSMIFSSALLWFARLAKKIKRTHLRSLTGNTALKQHIWTNGAIAYSVTAELDQRDVEVLAVDTNSYSNR
- the SLC16A12 gene encoding monocarboxylate transporter 12 isoform X2, encoding MAPARRGGPPDGGWGWMIVAGCFLVTICTRAVTRCISIFFVEFQAYFGQDYARTAWIHSIVDCATMLCGLGFALCYSPAIAMVGKYFNKRKALAYGIAMSGSGIGTFILAPVVQLLIEQFSWRGALLILGGFVLNLCVCGALMRPISLKEDCKTAPEFLEQNYVPETEKQDLKQMSLCSPLIKLWPHECLCYCSWKEYDFLLMPSFMVLAVSILFMAYGCSPLFVYLVPYALSVGVSHHQAAFLMSILGVIDIIGNVTFGWLTDRRCLKKHRYFCYLFAVGMDGLCCLFLPVLQSFPLLVPFSFTFGYFDGAYVTLIPVMTADVVGTSLLSSALGVVYFLHAIPYLVSPPVAGWLVDTTGSYTASFLLCGFSMIFSSALLWFARLAKKIKRTHLRSLTGNTALKQHIWTNGAIAYSVTAELDQRDVEVLAVDTNSYSNR